In one Excalfactoria chinensis isolate bCotChi1 chromosome 17, bCotChi1.hap2, whole genome shotgun sequence genomic region, the following are encoded:
- the NOG gene encoding noggin, giving the protein MDHSQCLVTIYAAVVLLGLRLQQGSCQHYLHIRPAPSDNLPLVDLIEHPDPIFDPKEKDLNETLLRSLMGGHFDPNFMAISLPEDRLGVDDLAELDLLLRQRPSGAMPGEIKGLEFYDGLQPGKKHRLSKKLRRKLQMWLWSQTFCPVLYTWNDLGSRFWPRYVKVGSCYSKRSCSVPEGMVCKPAKSVHLTILRWRCQRRGGQRCTWIPIQYPIIAECKCSC; this is encoded by the coding sequence ATGGATCATTCCCAGTGCCTTGTGACTATATACGCCGCGGTGGTGCTACTGGGGCTCCggctgcagcagggctcctGCCAGCACTACCTGCACATCCGCCCGGCTCCCAGCGACAACCTGCCCCTGGTGGATCTAATCGAGCACCCGGACCCTATCTTTGACCCCAAGGAGAAGGATCTTAACGAGACCTTGCTAAGGAGCCTCATGGGAGGACACTTTGACCCTAACTTTATGGCTATTTCCCTGCCCGAGGACCGGCTCGGGGTAGACGATCTGGCCGAGCTGGACTTGCTGCTGCGGCAGAGACCCTCGGGAGCGATGCCCGGTGAAATCAAGGGGCTGGAGTTCTACGACGGGCTGCAGCCGGGCAAGAAGCACAGGCTGAGCAAGAAGCTGCGCAGGAAGCTGCAGATGTGGCTCTGGTCCCAGACCTTCTGCCCGGTCCTATACACGTGGAACGATCTCGGCAGCCGTTTTTGGCCCCGGTACGTCAAAGTGGGCAGCTGCTACAGTAAAAGGTCTTGCTCGGTCCCAGAAGGCATGGTCTGCAAACCTGCCAAGTCCGTGCATTTAACGATCCTGAGGTGGCGGTGCCAGCGGCGGGGCGGGCAGCGGTGCACGTGGATCCCCATCCAGTACCCCATCATCGCGGAGTGCAAGTGCTCCTGCTAG